One stretch of Cohaesibacter intestini DNA includes these proteins:
- a CDS encoding adenylate/guanylate cyclase domain-containing protein, translating to MIGTLRLTSGLILFLFVSGHFINHAVGITTIEAMNAVSAFTITPWRTLPGTILLSAALVTHGTLAVWSVIRRRTLRTSLKDWIQLTLGFLIPLLIASHVFATRITYEVYGYSERYSYELWSLWVASPQKAITLCVALLVVWTHGCIGWHNWLSTKSWYLRNRNPALFIAILVPALALAGLISGRYRIIEQVQEPGWLDAVLAPIRPHFPGMAQMVFGGEFRVRLVTVAIIVTIILYHLIRWVLNAQKAKTRLHYRNPQTGLSADLNMRPDMSLLDTIRSAGIAHASVCGGRGRCSTCRVRIDHSLTDMPPPDATEQKVLERISAPPNVRLACQLFPPSPLSVTALLGPNPSAKDAGPQPRHHAGMEQDLVILFADLRGFTKLSESRLPYDVAYLLNRYFAAMGTAIEASGGHLDKFIGDGVMALFGIDGNIESASRQAIAATMRMARNLDKLNEDLATEMNAPLKIGIGLHSGLSIVGNMGFRNATSITAIGDVVNTASRLESLSKDHDAQLIISERTARYCGHDLSGFPLQSVTLRGRQDALEVRVIGSALKIPPAPEPDK from the coding sequence ATGATCGGAACATTGCGCCTGACCAGCGGGTTGATCCTCTTTCTTTTTGTCTCTGGCCATTTCATCAATCACGCGGTTGGCATCACCACCATTGAGGCGATGAATGCGGTCTCCGCCTTCACCATCACCCCTTGGCGCACCCTGCCGGGCACCATCCTTCTGTCGGCCGCCCTTGTCACCCACGGCACCCTTGCCGTCTGGTCGGTGATCCGCCGCCGCACCCTGCGCACCAGCCTCAAAGACTGGATCCAGCTGACCCTTGGTTTTCTCATCCCGTTGCTGATTGCCAGCCATGTCTTTGCCACCCGCATCACCTATGAAGTCTATGGCTATAGCGAGCGCTATTCCTATGAGCTCTGGTCCCTCTGGGTTGCCTCACCGCAAAAGGCCATCACCCTCTGTGTCGCCCTGTTGGTGGTCTGGACCCATGGCTGCATCGGCTGGCACAATTGGCTGTCGACAAAAAGCTGGTATCTACGCAACCGCAACCCCGCCCTGTTCATCGCCATTCTGGTGCCTGCCTTGGCCTTGGCCGGGTTGATTTCGGGCCGCTACCGGATCATCGAGCAGGTGCAAGAGCCCGGCTGGCTTGATGCGGTGCTGGCCCCCATTCGCCCCCATTTTCCCGGCATGGCACAAATGGTGTTTGGCGGCGAATTCCGGGTGCGTCTGGTCACCGTGGCGATCATCGTCACCATCATTCTCTATCACCTCATCCGCTGGGTCCTGAACGCCCAGAAGGCCAAGACCCGTCTGCATTATCGCAATCCCCAGACCGGGCTTTCCGCCGATCTCAATATGCGCCCGGACATGTCTTTGCTCGACACGATCCGTTCGGCTGGCATCGCCCATGCGTCGGTTTGTGGTGGCCGCGGTCGATGTTCGACCTGCCGAGTGCGGATTGATCATAGCCTGACAGACATGCCACCCCCGGACGCCACCGAACAGAAAGTGCTCGAGCGGATATCCGCCCCGCCCAATGTCCGGCTGGCTTGCCAGTTGTTCCCGCCATCGCCACTCAGCGTGACGGCGCTGCTCGGCCCCAATCCCAGTGCCAAGGATGCCGGACCGCAACCCCGCCATCATGCGGGCATGGAGCAGGATCTGGTCATTTTGTTTGCTGACTTGCGCGGCTTCACCAAATTGTCCGAAAGCCGCCTGCCCTATGATGTCGCCTATCTACTGAACCGTTATTTCGCGGCCATGGGCACAGCGATTGAGGCCTCTGGCGGGCATCTTGACAAATTCATCGGTGACGGGGTGATGGCCCTTTTCGGCATTGATGGTAACATCGAGAGCGCCAGCCGTCAGGCGATCGCTGCGACCATGCGTATGGCCCGCAATCTAGACAAACTCAATGAGGATCTGGCGACAGAGATGAATGCACCGCTGAAAATCGGCATCGGCCTACATTCCGGCCTGTCGATTGTCGGCAATATGGGCTTTCGCAATGCCACCAGCATCACGGCCATCGGTGATGTGGTCAACACCGCCAGCCGCCTTGAAAGCCTGTCCAAGGATCATGACGCCCAATTGATCATCTCGGAACGAACGGCACGATATTGCGGCCACGATCTGTCCGGATTTCCGCTGCAATCGGTGACGCTGCGCGGGCGACAGGATGCGCTAGAAGTCCGCGTCATTGGCTCCGCCCTCAAGATCCCACCGGCTCCGGAGCCAGACAAGTGA
- a CDS encoding antibiotic biosynthesis monooxygenase family protein: protein MYIAMNRFLVKKGFEDAFESIWANRDSKLLDMEGFVHFDLLKGSETAEGFILYASHAIWQDEAAFINWTHSAQFRQSHAKVKPLVEYQGPPKLECFTTIEGLSITKA from the coding sequence ATGTATATCGCAATGAACCGCTTTCTGGTTAAAAAGGGCTTTGAAGACGCCTTTGAGAGCATCTGGGCCAATCGCGACAGCAAGCTGCTCGATATGGAGGGCTTTGTGCATTTCGATCTTCTCAAAGGCAGCGAAACCGCAGAAGGCTTCATTCTCTATGCCTCCCATGCCATTTGGCAGGATGAGGCGGCCTTCATCAACTGGACCCACTCGGCGCAATTCCGCCAATCCCATGCCAAGGTCAAGCCTCTGGTGGAGTATCAGGGACCGCCCAAGCTTGAATGCTTCACCACCATCGAAGGGCTCAGCATCACCAAGGCGTGA
- a CDS encoding bifunctional aconitate hydratase 2/2-methylisocitrate dehydratase, with amino-acid sequence MSLYTNYLDEIETRKIQGLNPKPIDDGALLAEIITQIKDAQNDHREDSLNFFIYNTLPGTTSAAGVKAKFLKEIILGEVVVEEISPTFAFELLSHMKGGPSVEVLLDLAFGDDAAIAKQAGDVLKTQVYLYEADTDRIEAAYKDGNPIAKELLDSYVKAEFFTKLPDVEEEIKVVTFIAGEGDISTDLLSPGNQAHSRADRELHGKCMISETAQQEIEALKLQHPDKRVMLIAEKGTMGVGSSRMSGVNNVALWTGKQASPYVPFVNYAPVVAGTNGISPIFLTTVSVTGGIGLDLKNWVKKLDDDGKPILNNDGNPVLEQKYSVETGTVLTINSKTKKLYNEAGDEELADVSNAFSPQKVEFMKAGGSYAIVFGKKLQTFAAETLGVEAPLVFAPSKEISHEGQGLTAVEKIFNRNAVGVNSDKPLHAGSDVRVKVNIVGSQDTTGLMTMQELEAMAATVVSPSVDGAYQSGCHTASVWDLKAQANTPRLMKFMNEFGLVTGRDPKDVYHPMTDVIHKVLNDLTVDDRAIIIGGDSHTRMSKGVAFGADSGTVALALATGEASMPIPESVKVTFKGKMADHMDFRDVVHATQAQMLQQHGDNVFQGRVIEVHIGTLLADQAFTFTDWTAEMKAKASVCISNDETLIGSLELAKSRIQIMIDKGMEHENGTLARLISIADKRIAEIKSGDVPALTPDDNAKYFAEVVVDLEAINEPMIADPDVNNADVSKRYTHDTIRPISYYNAEKKVDLGFVGSCMVHKGDVKIVAQMLRNLEAEKGKVEFKAPLVLAAPTYNIIDELKEEGDWEVLQKYSGFEFDDTAPKTEARTEYENILYLERPGCNLCMGNQEKAEKGDTVLATSTRLFQGRVVADAPEKKGESLLGSTPVVVLSAILGRTPTLEEYKAAVEGINLTKFAPPLEVPGTSRSVHF; translated from the coding sequence ATGAGCTTGTATACAAATTATCTAGACGAGATCGAAACGCGCAAAATTCAGGGCCTGAACCCCAAGCCCATCGATGATGGCGCCCTGCTTGCCGAGATCATCACGCAGATCAAGGACGCCCAGAATGACCATCGGGAAGACTCCCTGAATTTCTTCATCTACAACACCCTGCCGGGCACCACCAGCGCCGCTGGCGTCAAGGCCAAGTTTCTCAAGGAAATCATCCTTGGTGAAGTGGTAGTCGAAGAAATCTCCCCGACCTTTGCGTTTGAGCTTCTGTCTCACATGAAGGGTGGACCATCGGTAGAAGTTCTTCTCGATCTGGCCTTCGGTGACGACGCTGCCATCGCCAAGCAGGCCGGCGACGTGCTGAAAACTCAGGTCTATCTGTATGAAGCCGACACCGACCGCATCGAGGCTGCCTACAAGGATGGCAATCCGATCGCCAAGGAACTGCTCGACAGCTATGTGAAGGCCGAATTCTTCACCAAGCTGCCTGACGTCGAAGAAGAGATCAAGGTTGTCACCTTTATTGCAGGCGAAGGCGACATTTCCACCGACTTGCTCTCTCCGGGCAATCAGGCCCACTCCCGCGCCGACCGCGAGCTGCATGGTAAATGCATGATCTCGGAAACGGCTCAGCAGGAAATCGAGGCCCTCAAGCTTCAGCATCCTGATAAGCGTGTTATGCTGATCGCCGAAAAAGGCACCATGGGCGTAGGGTCTTCGCGCATGTCCGGCGTCAACAACGTCGCTCTGTGGACCGGCAAGCAGGCCAGCCCTTATGTGCCATTCGTCAACTATGCCCCGGTCGTGGCTGGCACCAACGGCATCTCGCCAATCTTCCTGACCACCGTATCCGTGACCGGTGGCATCGGCCTTGATCTGAAAAACTGGGTCAAGAAGCTCGATGACGACGGCAAGCCGATCCTCAACAATGATGGCAATCCGGTTCTGGAACAGAAATATTCTGTCGAGACCGGTACGGTACTGACCATCAATTCCAAAACCAAGAAGCTTTACAACGAAGCTGGCGACGAAGAGCTGGCTGATGTGTCCAATGCCTTCTCCCCACAGAAGGTCGAGTTCATGAAGGCTGGCGGTTCCTACGCCATTGTCTTCGGCAAGAAGCTGCAGACATTTGCGGCTGAAACCCTCGGCGTGGAAGCGCCATTGGTCTTTGCCCCATCGAAAGAAATTTCCCACGAAGGTCAGGGCCTGACCGCCGTTGAGAAAATTTTCAACCGCAACGCGGTTGGCGTGAATTCCGACAAGCCGCTGCATGCGGGTTCGGACGTCCGCGTCAAGGTCAACATTGTCGGCTCGCAGGACACCACCGGCCTGATGACCATGCAGGAGCTGGAAGCCATGGCGGCGACCGTTGTCTCCCCAAGTGTCGACGGAGCCTATCAGTCCGGCTGTCACACCGCGTCGGTTTGGGATTTGAAGGCACAGGCCAACACCCCGCGCTTGATGAAATTCATGAACGAGTTTGGTCTGGTCACCGGTCGTGACCCGAAAGACGTCTATCATCCGATGACCGACGTGATCCACAAGGTCCTCAATGATCTGACCGTGGATGACCGCGCCATCATCATCGGCGGTGACAGCCACACCCGCATGTCCAAGGGCGTGGCCTTTGGTGCCGACTCCGGCACCGTGGCGCTGGCTCTGGCCACCGGCGAAGCCAGCATGCCAATTCCGGAATCCGTCAAAGTCACCTTCAAGGGCAAAATGGCCGACCACATGGACTTCCGCGATGTCGTTCACGCCACTCAGGCCCAGATGCTCCAGCAGCATGGCGACAACGTCTTCCAGGGCCGCGTGATTGAAGTGCATATCGGCACCCTGCTTGCCGATCAGGCCTTCACCTTCACCGACTGGACCGCAGAAATGAAGGCAAAAGCCTCCGTCTGTATCTCCAACGATGAAACCCTGATTGGTTCTCTCGAGCTGGCCAAGTCGCGCATCCAGATCATGATCGACAAAGGCATGGAGCATGAAAATGGCACGCTCGCGCGCCTGATCTCAATCGCCGACAAGCGCATCGCCGAAATCAAGTCCGGTGACGTGCCTGCGCTGACTCCGGACGACAATGCGAAATATTTCGCCGAAGTGGTTGTCGATCTTGAAGCCATCAATGAGCCGATGATCGCCGATCCGGACGTCAACAATGCCGACGTCTCCAAGCGCTACACCCACGACACCATTCGCCCGATCTCTTACTATAATGCAGAGAAAAAGGTCGATCTGGGCTTTGTCGGCTCCTGCATGGTGCATAAGGGAGACGTGAAGATCGTCGCTCAAATGCTCCGCAACCTTGAAGCCGAAAAGGGCAAGGTGGAATTCAAGGCCCCTCTGGTCCTCGCAGCCCCGACCTACAACATCATTGATGAGTTGAAGGAAGAAGGCGACTGGGAAGTCCTGCAGAAATATTCTGGCTTCGAGTTTGACGACACCGCGCCAAAAACCGAAGCGCGGACCGAATATGAGAATATTCTCTATCTGGAGCGTCCGGGCTGTAACCTCTGCATGGGCAACCAGGAGAAAGCCGAAAAGGGTGACACCGTTCTGGCCACCTCGACCCGCCTGTTCCAGGGCCGTGTTGTGGCGGATGCGCCAGAGAAAAAAGGCGAGTCCCTGCTTGGCTCGACCCCAGTGGTGGTGCTGTCCGCCATTCTGGGTCGCACGCCAACCCTTGAAGAATACAAGGCGGCAGTGGAAGGCATCAACCTGACCAAATTTGCTCCGCCACTCGAAGTGCCGGGTACCTCTCGTTCGGTGCACTTCTGA
- a CDS encoding AAA family ATPase encodes MKLRSLTLTNVRRFASQTVTLGPIGDGLTTITAENESGKSTFFDALHALFFFDHGANKKELRSLQPYSGGAMTIGAEIEVEGEGYRIEKTFNLRKPGSSASVTAVASGIILKQADDAEVWIQTNLLQSRKGPVGLLWVRQGMVGVDPEGKGEGEGIEARRDVMSSVRGQIDAVTGGRRMDQIVQQCKQELDAIRTKQGKAKAGSAWKEAEDRVQMLDEKRGELETAVETLSHDLAMKKKVMARLRELQDDRLRDERQTAIVRSQAQVTHARDHAQKVIAADKDRQLLVNEVDAVARQIHEIKASQAKREALARAVSEKQAVVAGALESKAKAKAACDGLQAQIAEADARRRTLTEGLTQARQADRARLRQERLVALDDLLSMIRPIKQRLGALEAVLRGAEVSRGDLERLVDLERRHDMAVEKRKVHFSSFTLSAEGQSALCNGEAIASGVPHLIDRGMELNLPGFGTMHLQPAEGAGQGIEDPEQLRRDLKQQLAALSVESVKAARHLYEERQIALQDQQSLLVQLKALAPAGIEALEAEKRQICQDLGIAVDAPLPPLPSGGADGAPKVDAIEASLAEANRLLDGLRAEESRARDAYTKAVGALAAEQGSLSRMSAELGELAAPEDEATRLEALDRLLQAKTDKVSEAQGALKALQRDAPDLAAAEAACLRAQKAEEEDQKEIALLERELARLNGAIQIQSDGAVEEKLAEVVGKLERATQRAQQFEHHARALRLLVEHLEAARAEAQETYFEPIRKELLPLLQQLHGGIDFQLDADKLLVETITRNGVTDAVEALSGGAYEQIAILTRLAFARLIARQGSHVPIILDDALVHTDDERIAAMFNMLAQTAKDQQIIVLSCRTRAFSDLGGERAFIQQVGAV; translated from the coding sequence ATGAAGCTGCGCAGCCTGACATTGACCAATGTACGCCGCTTCGCCAGCCAGACGGTGACGCTCGGACCAATCGGGGATGGTTTGACCACCATCACGGCAGAAAATGAAAGCGGCAAGAGCACCTTTTTTGATGCGCTGCATGCTTTGTTCTTCTTTGATCATGGGGCCAACAAAAAGGAGTTGCGAAGCTTGCAGCCCTATTCTGGTGGGGCAATGACGATTGGCGCCGAGATTGAGGTTGAGGGTGAGGGATACCGGATCGAAAAGACGTTCAATCTCAGAAAACCCGGTTCCTCTGCCAGCGTCACGGCTGTTGCATCAGGCATCATTCTCAAACAGGCCGATGATGCGGAAGTCTGGATCCAGACCAATCTGCTGCAGAGTCGCAAGGGGCCGGTTGGCCTGTTGTGGGTGCGGCAGGGAATGGTCGGGGTTGATCCAGAAGGCAAGGGGGAAGGAGAGGGAATTGAAGCACGCCGGGATGTGATGTCGAGCGTGCGCGGACAGATCGATGCTGTGACCGGTGGGCGGCGGATGGATCAGATCGTCCAGCAATGCAAACAGGAACTGGATGCCATCAGGACCAAGCAGGGTAAGGCCAAGGCGGGCAGTGCATGGAAAGAAGCCGAAGATCGTGTTCAGATGTTGGACGAGAAACGCGGCGAGCTGGAGACCGCTGTTGAGACCCTTTCCCATGATCTGGCGATGAAGAAAAAAGTCATGGCCCGTTTGCGAGAGCTGCAGGACGATAGGTTGCGAGACGAACGGCAAACCGCCATCGTTCGCAGTCAGGCACAAGTCACCCATGCTCGCGATCATGCGCAAAAGGTCATCGCAGCTGATAAAGACCGGCAATTGCTGGTCAATGAGGTCGACGCAGTGGCCCGGCAGATCCATGAGATCAAGGCAAGTCAGGCCAAGCGCGAGGCACTGGCGCGTGCTGTGAGCGAAAAGCAAGCGGTTGTTGCCGGGGCGCTTGAAAGCAAGGCCAAGGCCAAGGCTGCCTGCGATGGCCTTCAGGCTCAGATTGCGGAGGCCGATGCCAGACGGCGCACTCTGACCGAAGGACTCACTCAGGCCAGACAGGCAGACCGTGCGCGCCTCCGGCAAGAACGCTTGGTGGCGTTGGATGATCTGCTATCGATGATCCGGCCAATCAAGCAGCGCTTGGGGGCGCTGGAAGCGGTCTTGCGCGGCGCGGAGGTCAGCCGCGGCGACCTTGAGCGTCTGGTGGATCTTGAGCGCCGTCATGATATGGCGGTTGAAAAGCGCAAAGTGCATTTTTCCAGTTTCACCCTGTCGGCAGAGGGGCAATCCGCTCTATGCAATGGTGAAGCCATTGCCAGTGGCGTGCCACACCTGATCGATCGCGGGATGGAATTGAACCTGCCGGGCTTTGGCACGATGCATTTGCAACCGGCTGAAGGTGCGGGGCAGGGCATCGAAGATCCCGAACAGCTGCGCAGGGATCTCAAACAGCAGCTCGCCGCTCTGTCGGTCGAGAGCGTCAAGGCAGCGCGGCATCTTTATGAAGAGCGGCAAATAGCCTTGCAAGATCAACAAAGCCTGCTGGTCCAGTTGAAGGCGCTGGCTCCGGCTGGCATCGAGGCTCTGGAAGCGGAAAAACGCCAGATTTGTCAGGATCTGGGCATTGCCGTTGATGCTCCTCTCCCGCCTTTGCCAAGTGGTGGGGCAGATGGCGCGCCAAAGGTTGATGCGATTGAGGCGTCTTTGGCAGAGGCCAATCGCTTGCTTGATGGACTAAGGGCCGAGGAAAGCCGGGCGCGGGATGCCTATACCAAGGCTGTGGGGGCCTTGGCAGCGGAACAAGGTTCCTTGTCACGGATGTCTGCTGAGCTGGGTGAACTGGCAGCCCCAGAGGATGAGGCGACCAGACTTGAAGCTTTGGACCGCTTGCTGCAAGCCAAAACCGACAAGGTGTCCGAGGCACAAGGGGCGCTGAAGGCTCTGCAAAGGGACGCGCCGGATCTGGCGGCCGCAGAAGCTGCATGCCTGCGGGCGCAAAAGGCGGAAGAAGAGGACCAAAAGGAAATCGCGTTGCTGGAGCGAGAATTGGCGCGGCTCAATGGTGCGATCCAGATTCAATCCGATGGGGCGGTTGAGGAGAAACTGGCGGAGGTGGTTGGCAAGCTGGAACGGGCGACCCAGCGGGCGCAACAGTTCGAGCATCATGCCAGAGCCCTTCGCCTGCTGGTCGAGCATCTGGAGGCTGCCCGCGCCGAGGCGCAGGAAACCTATTTCGAACCGATCCGCAAGGAGCTTTTGCCCCTGTTGCAGCAACTGCATGGAGGGATCGATTTTCAACTGGATGCGGATAAGTTGCTGGTTGAGACCATCACCCGCAATGGGGTGACGGATGCGGTCGAGGCGCTGTCCGGTGGGGCCTATGAGCAGATTGCCATTCTGACGCGACTGGCCTTCGCGCGATTGATTGCCCGACAGGGAAGCCATGTGCCGATCATTCTCGATGATGCTCTGGTTCATACGGATGATGAGCGGATTGCCGCGATGTTCAACATGCTGGCCCAGACCGCCAAAGATCAGCAGATCATCGTCCTGTCCTGTCGCACTCGGGCTTTTTCCGATCTGGGGGGCGAACGGGCCTTCATTCAGCAGGTCGGGGCTGTCTGA